One Zerene cesonia ecotype Mississippi chromosome 25, Zerene_cesonia_1.1, whole genome shotgun sequence DNA window includes the following coding sequences:
- the LOC119836803 gene encoding attacin-like, producing the protein MFAKIFALTLVIGAYSRVLPNDNDFIRPFGDLSNIINDDLEDYNFEKTAESVRPIYLSRVARQVRGSVNTNPDGSANVMGKIPLAGNDKNILSGVGGIYGAKDGGFSAASAGLALDNINGHGASITGKHIPDFGNQLTGAGKVNLFHNDKHDLNANAFATRSFPKNPVIPNFNTYGAGVDYTFNNKVGASLGVAHTDLLKRTDYSAMGNLNLFRNPSSSLDFNAGATRSMSPYIPKSNWEPTFGMTYSRYF; encoded by the exons ATGTTCGCTAAAATATTTGCACTCACTTTAGTTATCGGCGCGTACAGTCGCGTGCTCCCCAATGATAATGACTTTATTCGGCCTTTTGGTGATCTTTCGAATATAATCAATGATGATTTGGAAGACTATAACTTCGAAAAGACAGCTGAGAGTGTAAGACCTATATATTTGAGTAGAGTAGCTCGCCAAGTTCGTGGTTCGGTAAATACTAATCCTGATGGTAGTGCTAATGTGATGGGAAAAATACCCTTAGCCGGGaatgataagaatattttGAGCGGTGTAGGTGGGATATATGGGGCAAAGGATGGAGGTTTTAGCGCCGCTTCTGCTGGTCTTGCTTTGGATAATAT AAACGGCCACGGCGCAAGTATTACGGGAAAGCACATCCCAGATTTCGGAAACCAACTAACAGGCGCAGGAAAAGTTAACCTGTTCCATAATGACAAACATGACTTAAACGCCAATGCCTTCGCAACGAGATCTTTCCCGAAGAATCCTGTGATACCAAACTTCAATACGTATGGAGCTGGCGTAGATTATACATTCAA TAACAAAGTTGGCGCATCATTAGGCGTCGCTCACACGGATCTCCTGAAGCGTACTGATTACTCAGCTATGGGCAACTTGAATCTCTTCAGGAATCCCAGCAGCTCATTAGACTTTAATGCTGGAGCCACACGTTCTATGTCACCATACATACCGAAAAGCAATTGGGAACCCACGTTTGGAATGACGTAttctagatatttttaa
- the LOC119836655 gene encoding NSFL1 cofactor p47, with translation MASNREETMRQFCDVTGADENRSRFFLESSNWQLEVALSSFYENGGNVDEAPANAAPVSASPQPMSESDLDSPPGSPEKAQKKDKKKKTNTKFATLDTLQQDSSSEEDEGQAFYAGGSERSGQQILGPGKGRKDIVTEMFKSIRERGAVVFEDEPSSTSRGRGGVFSGVGYRLGQTADDHEQITPGNAAQSDQPRSVRLRLYREGFTVDNGPIRQYGDQENAEFLSCIRRGEIPPELSGGGEVRVSLEDRRHEECPRTMSKTQAFTGKGHLLGSPTPATVGATVPVASQAGDRAANQRAAQEAMSLDEASPVTTVQFRLADGSRLTGRFNHTHTVEDLYLYVSIAEPSYQIQPFVLLTTFPSVELSDRSATLGNAKLLNTTVLQRLK, from the exons ATGGCTTCAAATAGGGAAGAAACGATGCGTCAATTCTGTGATGTTACGGGAGCCGATGAGAATCGCAGTAGATTCTTTTTAGAATCTTCTAATTGGCAACTTGAG GTTGCGCTATCAAGCTTTTATGAGAATGGTGGTAACGTAGACGAGGCTCCAGCCAATGCAGCGCCGGTGTCAGCGTCTCCGCAACCGATGTCTGAAAGCGATTTGGATTCGCCACCAGGATCACCGGAAAAGGCTCAGAAAAAAGacaagaaaaagaaaacgaaCACAAAATTTGCGACATTAGATACCTTACAACAGGACAGCTCTAGTGAGGAAGATGAAG GCCAAGCCTTCTATGCTGGTGGTTCTGAGAGGTCCGGACAACAGATACTAGGCCCTGGGAAAGGGCGCAAGGACATTGTTACGGAAATGTTTAAGAGCATTCGGGa ACGCGGTGCTGTGGTATTCGAAGATGAACCGTCGTCCACAAGTCGCGGGCGTGGTGGTGTCTTCTCTGGAGTTGGATACAGGCTTG GTCAAACAGCAGATGACCACGAACAAATAACACCAGGCAATGCGGCGCAGtcg gaCCAGCCGCGTTCGGTGCGTCTCCGTTTGTACCGGGAAGGATTCACCGTTGATAACGGGCCGATACGTCAGTATGGAGATCAGGAAAACGCTGAGTTCCTTAGCTGCATTCGTAGAGG tgAAATACCCCCCGAGCTATCAGGAGGTGGGGAGGTGCGCGTGAGTCTTGAGGATAGGAGGCATGAGGAGTGTCCTAGGACAATGTCTAAGACGCAGGCGTTCACTGGGAAGGGACATTTGCTTGGAAG CCCTACACCAGCAACAGTGGGCGCGACTGTACCAGTAGCCTCTCAAGCCGGCGACCGCGCGGCCAACCAGCGCGCCGCGCAGGAGGCCATGAGCCTCGACGAGGCCAGCCCCGTCACCACTGTGCAG ttccGCCTAGCAGACGGCAGCCGTCTAACCGGGCGGTTCAACCACACGCACACGGTGGAGGACCTGTACCTGTACGTGTCGATAGCGGAGCCGAGCTACCAGATCCAGCCGTTCGTGCTGCTGACGACGTTCCCGAGCGTGGAGCTGTCGGACCGCTCGGCGACGCTCGGGAACGCTAAACTGTTGAACACTACTGTACTGCAACGGCTTAAATAA